The following are encoded together in the Zingiber officinale cultivar Zhangliang chromosome 8A, Zo_v1.1, whole genome shotgun sequence genome:
- the LOC122008792 gene encoding probable serine/threonine-protein kinase PIX13 has translation MGNCLPVAATNSGASSSGPAIERLSTRSGSIFSQSDGSFISADDAFPDGRILEAPNLRVFTFSELRAATRNFKADAVLGEGGFGRVYKGWVEEKTLNPAKSGFGMVVAVKKLNIDGMQGLEQWQSEVDFLGRLSHPNLVKLLGYCLDEKEHLLVYEYMAKGSLENHLFRRGAAFEPLPWSLRLKIVIGAARGLAFLHASERQIIYRDFKASNILLDSNYSAKLSDFGLAKHGPGEGDSHVTTRVMGTYGYAAPEYVSTGHLYVKSDVYGFGAVLLEVLSGQRAFDPSRPSGQHNFVEYSKPHLADRRKLAQLMDPRLEGQYPSKGARLAAQLTLKCLTVDPKSRPSMKEVVQALEQIELETLKGRPRSVSQSSSNSQN, from the exons ATGGGGAACTGCCTGCCCGTCGCTGCAACCAATTCAGGGGCAAGCAGCAGCGGCCCGGCGATCGAAAGGCTCTCCACGCGCAGCGGGAGCATTTTCAGCCAGTCCGACGGCAGCTTCATCAGCGCCGACGACGCGTTCCCCGACGGCCGGATCCTCGAGGCGCCCAACCTCCGGGTCTTCACCTTCTCGGAGCTGCGAGCCGCCACGAGGAACTTCAAGGCCGACGCGGTCCTCGGCGAAGGAGGCTTCGGGAGGGTGTACAAGGGCTGGGTGGAGGAGAAGACCCTGAACCCGGCCAAGAGCGGCTTCGGCATGGTGGTGGCCGTCAAGAAATTGAACATCGACGGCATGCAGGGCCTTGAACAGTGGcag TCGGAAGTCGACTTCCTCGGCCGGCTTTCGCACCCGAACCTCGTCAAGCTCTTGGGCTACTGCTTGGACGAGAAGGAGCACCTTCTTGTTTACGAGTACATGGCCAAGGGAAGCCTCGAGAACCACCTCTTCAGAA GAGGGGCCGCCTTCGAGCCACTTCCGTGGAGCCTGAGGCTCAAGATAGTCATAGGCGCGGCCCGAGGGCTCGCGTTCCTACATGCGTCCGAGAGGCAAATCATCTATCGCGATTTCAAGGCTTCGAACATCCTCCTCGACTCG AATTACTCCGCGAAGCTCTCGGATTTCGGACTAGCAAAGCACGGGCCGGGCGAAGGGGACTCGCATGTCACCACGCGAGTCATGGGCACCTATGGATACGCCGCGCCCGAATACGTCAGCACGG GTCATTTGTACGTAAAGAGCGATGTGTACGGATTCGGAGCGGTGCTACTCGAGGTGCTCTCGGGGCAGCGGGCGTTCGACCCGAGTCGACCGAGCGGGCAGCACAACTTTGTAGAATACTCCAAACCCCACTTGGCGGACCGCCGAAAGTTAGCCCAACTGATGGACCCCCGGCTCGAGGGGCAGTATCCCTCCAAGGGGGCTCGCCTAGCCGCCCAACTCACCCTCAAGTGCCTCACGGTCGACCCAAAGAGCCGGCCTTCGATGAAAGAAGTGGTGCAGGCCCTGGAGCAGATAGAGCTAGAAACCCTGAAAGGCAGACCCAGAAGTGTTTCCCAGAGCTCCAGCAACTCACAGAACTAG
- the LOC122012082 gene encoding zinc finger CCCH domain-containing protein 48-like, translating to MEKTDFVRRGIKRVYQRPNSSYHATAPSHLRVCYYWRAGRCNRHPCRFLHGELADAPTPVAAAIMKRWLAPTYANTSGLPSVLGKRRDASPPVVANKNDHAADAPPPLDATIKKLRPASTRPNTSDHPSELGKCCDASPPVVAKKNDNAADALPPVAATIKKRRLAWTNPNTSDPPAELEKARDASPPIGKANDNKIRGQFFAGNSTCGGVFSHLASLRGHKNAVSGVTLPDDSDTLFSGGKDERLRIWDCHTGQLLASFKMGGEVGSLISEVPWIFVGVPNSIKVWNTKMGTQTCLDGPNGQVHSLAAANGLLFAGVQDGSILTWKIDSENNSLELAASLVAHKLTVTSFMVGDMLYSASMDHTIKVWNLNTLECVQTVIEHKLAVLSLLRYDKFLISCSLDNTIKIWTTTKGGNLKLVYSHQEDHGPVCLRGIQGAPILLSSCSDNSIRIYELPSFIDRGYIGCKEEIDSIQVSPGGYLYIGHVTGLLDVWKCETASI from the exons ATGGAGAAGACCGACTTCGTTCGACGGGGAATCAAGCGCGTCTACCAGAGGCCGAACTCCTCTTACCATGCCACGGCGCCTTCCCATCTCCGAGTCTGCTACTACTGGCGGGCGGGAAGGTGCAATCGCCACCCGTGCCGCTTTTTGCATGGCGAGTTGGCCGACGCACCGACCCCTGTGGCTGCCGCAATCATGAAGCGGTGGCTGGCGCCGACCTACGCTAACACCTCTGGCCTTCCTTCCGTGTTGGGGAAGCGCCGCGACGCCAGCCCACCCGTCGTCGCAAACAAGAACGACCATGCCGCCGACGCACCACCTCCTCTGGATGCCACAATCAAGAAGCTGCGCCCCGCATCGACCAGACCTAACACCTCCGACCATCCCTCCGAGTTGGGGAAGTGTTGCGATGCCAGCCCACCCGTTGTCGCAAAGAAGAACGACAATGCCGCCGACGCACTACCTCCTGTGGCTGCCACAATCAAGAAGCGGCGGCTGGCGTGGACCAACCCTAACACCTCTGACCCTCCCGCCGAGTTGGAGAAGGCCCGGGACGCCAGCCCACCCATCGGAAAGGCCAACGACAACAAGATTCGCGGCCAGTTCTTCGCCGGGAACTCTACTTGCGGAGGAGTATTCTCCCATCTCGCTTCTCTCCGAGGGCACAAAAAC GCCGTCTCAGGAGTCACACTTCCAGATGACTCAGACACGTTGTTCTCTGGAGGAAAGGACGAAAGGTTAAGGATTTGGGATTGCCATACTGGTCAG CTCCTTGCTAGCTTCAAAATGGGAGGGGAAGTGGGTTCTCTGATAAGTGAAGTACCCTGGATATTTGTAGGAGTTCCAAATTCTATCAAG GTCTGGAACACTAAAATGGGAACTCAGACTTGTCTTGATGGACCAAATGGACAGGTCCATTCTTTGGCTGCTGCCAACGGATTGCTATTTGCTGGTGTTCAG GATGGAAGTATACTAACATGGAAAATTGATTCAGAAAATAACTCTCTGGAGCTAGCAGCCTCCCTTGTTGCTCATAAACTTACAGTAACCTCATTTATGGTGGGCGACATGCTTTACTCTGCCTCCATGGACCACACTATCAAA GTGTGGAACCTTAATACCTTGGAATGTGTACAGACAGTCATTGAACATAAGTTGGCAGTCTTGTCGTTGCTACGTTATGATaaatttttgatttcatgttcCTTGGACAACACAATAAAA ATTTGGACAACTACCAAAGGTGGAAATCTAAAATTGGTATATTCCCACCAAGAAGACCAT gGTCCTGTTTGTTTACGTGGGATTCAGGGGGCACCCATCCTACTATCCTCTTGTAGTGATAACTCCATTCGCATCTATGAACTGCCATC ATTCATTGATAGAGGTTATATTGGTTGCAAAGAAGAAATTGACAGTATTCAAGTTTCCCCTGGTGGATATCTTTACATTGGACATGTTACTGGACTGCTCGATGTCTGGAAGTGTGAGACTGCTAGTATCTAG